From the Amycolatopsis thermoflava N1165 genome, one window contains:
- a CDS encoding DNA polymerase IV codes for MSADDWVLHVDLDQFIAAVEVARHPELRGKPVVVGGNGDPSERAVVATASYEAREFGIQSGMPLRTAAKRCPDAVFLPVDKEAYEEVSERVMATLRSFPVVVEVIGWDEAFVGARVTDPEALAADIRARVAAETGMSCAVGIGDNKVRAKIATGFAKPGGIYRLTRANWVAVMADRPTDALWGIGRKTAKKLADAGLTTVRDLGTADPDDLAARFGPTMGPWYRLLAQGAGDTEVTATPYLARSRSRETTFQTDLDDRASVDAQVSALAARVAEDVLAEGRPAVRIGVKVRFKPFLTYTRSLTLPAPTSDRAEIERAALSLLDRFEWTRPVRLLGVRAEFNRDE; via the coding sequence GTGTCTGCGGACGACTGGGTCCTGCACGTGGACCTGGACCAGTTCATCGCGGCGGTCGAGGTCGCCCGGCACCCCGAGCTGCGCGGGAAACCGGTCGTGGTCGGCGGGAACGGGGACCCTTCCGAGCGGGCGGTCGTGGCCACGGCGTCGTACGAGGCGCGCGAGTTCGGGATCCAGTCGGGCATGCCGTTGCGGACGGCGGCGAAGCGGTGCCCGGACGCGGTCTTCCTGCCGGTCGACAAGGAGGCCTACGAAGAGGTCTCGGAGCGGGTGATGGCGACGCTGCGGAGCTTCCCGGTGGTCGTCGAGGTGATCGGGTGGGACGAGGCGTTCGTCGGCGCGCGGGTGACGGACCCGGAGGCGCTGGCCGCGGACATCCGGGCGCGGGTGGCCGCGGAGACCGGGATGTCGTGCGCGGTCGGGATCGGGGACAACAAGGTGCGAGCCAAGATCGCGACCGGGTTCGCGAAGCCGGGCGGGATCTACCGGCTGACACGGGCGAACTGGGTCGCGGTGATGGCCGACCGCCCGACCGACGCGCTGTGGGGGATCGGCCGCAAGACGGCGAAGAAGCTGGCGGACGCCGGGCTGACCACCGTGCGGGACCTCGGCACGGCCGACCCGGACGACCTGGCGGCGCGCTTCGGGCCGACGATGGGCCCGTGGTACCGGCTGCTCGCCCAGGGGGCCGGGGACACCGAGGTGACCGCGACGCCGTACCTGGCCCGGTCACGGAGCCGGGAGACGACGTTCCAGACGGATCTGGACGACCGCGCTTCGGTGGATGCGCAGGTGTCGGCCCTGGCGGCGCGGGTCGCGGAGGACGTGCTGGCCGAGGGGCGCCCCGCGGTGCGGATCGGGGTGAAGGTGCGGTTCAAGCCGTTCCTCACCTACACCCGCAGCCTGACCCTGCCCGCGCCGACGAGCGACCGGGCGGAGATCGAGCGCGCGGCACTGTCCCTGTTGGACCGTTTCGAGTGGACCCGCCCGGTGCGCCTGCTGGGCGTGCGAGCCGAGTTCAACCGCGACGAGTGA
- a CDS encoding universal stress protein — translation MADEIVVGVDGSAAALDAVRWAAGEAALRKLALRLVYAADVTGGRFDGGLPVPQSFFDELQRAGQQLLADAAAVAGEVTVSTEMPLEPAVPLLLECSRTARMVVLGSSGRGGFTGMLAGSTAVSVSAHASCPVAVVRGRPGAAGPVVVGVDGSPTSEEALNVAFDEAAWREVPLVAVHAWSDADYGVPLPAADLDWAEVEREQRRLLAERLAGRQERYPDVRVERVVVRDRPRDELLARSRDAQLVVVGSRGRGGFRGLVLGSTSQALIHHADCPVLVVRPQAA, via the coding sequence ATGGCGGACGAGATCGTGGTCGGGGTGGACGGTTCGGCGGCGGCGCTGGACGCCGTCCGATGGGCGGCGGGCGAGGCGGCGCTGCGGAAGCTGGCGCTGCGGCTGGTCTACGCGGCCGACGTCACCGGTGGCCGGTTCGACGGCGGGCTGCCGGTGCCGCAGAGCTTCTTCGACGAGCTGCAGCGCGCCGGGCAGCAGCTGCTCGCGGACGCGGCGGCCGTGGCGGGCGAGGTGACCGTGTCGACGGAGATGCCGCTGGAGCCGGCGGTGCCGCTGCTGCTGGAGTGCTCCCGGACGGCGCGGATGGTCGTGCTCGGCTCGTCCGGGCGGGGCGGGTTCACCGGGATGCTGGCCGGGTCGACGGCCGTGTCGGTCAGCGCGCACGCGTCGTGCCCGGTCGCGGTGGTGCGTGGTCGCCCGGGCGCCGCCGGCCCGGTCGTCGTGGGCGTCGACGGCAGCCCGACCAGCGAGGAAGCGCTGAACGTGGCGTTCGACGAGGCCGCGTGGCGGGAAGTGCCGCTGGTGGCGGTCCACGCCTGGAGCGACGCCGACTACGGCGTCCCCCTGCCCGCCGCGGACCTCGACTGGGCCGAGGTGGAGCGCGAACAGCGGCGCCTGCTGGCCGAACGCTTGGCGGGCAGGCAGGAGCGCTACCCGGACGTGCGCGTGGAGCGGGTCGTGGTGCGGGACCGCCCGCGGGACGAGCTGCTGGCCCGCAGCCGCGACGCGCAGCTGGTCGTCGTGGGCAGCCGCGGCCGGGGCGGGTTCCGGGGGCTGGTGCTCGGGTCGACGAGCCAGGCGCTCATCCACCACGCCGACTGCCCGGTGCTGGTGGTGCGGCCGCAAGCTGCTTGA
- a CDS encoding CGNR zinc finger domain-containing protein yields the protein MFVGGHVALDLVNTVAWRLDPARREERLPDDDALRRWAEAAGFTVVPDGGVAEVRELREAAHRVLEPLATGADPGDVEPLRRLIVGALARAEVASVVPLEWRIPVHGTRDLRDALALETWRLLQFEDLTRLRRCADDGCGWLFLDRSRNGSRRWCSSADCGNRERARRHYHRARR from the coding sequence ATGTTCGTCGGCGGTCATGTGGCGCTCGACCTGGTCAACACGGTCGCGTGGCGCCTGGACCCGGCGCGACGCGAGGAGCGGCTGCCGGACGACGACGCGTTGCGGCGGTGGGCCGAGGCTGCGGGGTTCACCGTGGTCCCGGACGGTGGCGTGGCCGAGGTGCGCGAGCTCCGCGAGGCGGCCCACCGGGTGCTGGAGCCGCTGGCGACCGGCGCGGACCCGGGGGACGTCGAACCGTTGCGTCGCCTGATCGTGGGTGCGCTGGCTCGGGCGGAGGTCGCGTCGGTGGTGCCGCTGGAGTGGCGGATCCCGGTCCACGGCACCCGGGACCTGCGCGACGCGCTGGCGCTGGAGACGTGGCGGCTGCTGCAGTTCGAGGACCTGACCCGGCTGCGCCGCTGCGCCGACGACGGTTGCGGCTGGCTCTTCCTGGACCGCAGCCGCAACGGCTCCCGCCGCTGGTGCAGCTCCGCCGACTGCGGCAACCGCGAGCGCGCCCGCCGCCACTACCACCGCGCCCGGCGCTGA
- a CDS encoding zinc-binding dehydrogenase, which produces MRVIEAVRFGGPEVLRVKAVPDPHPGPGQVVVEVKVAGVLWIDTAIRRGEAGHLFGVTPPYVPGAGVAGQVTEIGAGADPSWCGAWVLADVDGAYAEQVLATPEQLIRVPPGVGLREAVALLHDGSTALAVFERAAVRRGERVLVQPAAGGLGTLLVQLAHVAGAHVTGAARGAEKLEMVRALGADAVADYSEPGWTDQVGPVDVAFDGVGGDLGRAAAKLVVTGGRYSNYGWAGGAPVAVDEVRREVTAYGLEQLREYEPGRRARIERMLRLAARGTVHTVIGQTFPLSRAADAHRALESRCGKGKTLLVI; this is translated from the coding sequence ATGCGCGTGATCGAGGCGGTGCGGTTCGGCGGCCCCGAAGTGCTGCGGGTGAAGGCGGTGCCGGACCCGCACCCGGGGCCGGGGCAGGTCGTGGTCGAGGTGAAGGTGGCCGGCGTGCTGTGGATCGACACGGCGATCCGCCGCGGCGAGGCCGGGCACCTGTTCGGGGTGACGCCGCCGTACGTGCCCGGCGCGGGGGTAGCCGGGCAGGTCACGGAGATCGGCGCGGGGGCGGACCCGTCGTGGTGCGGCGCGTGGGTGCTGGCCGACGTCGACGGCGCGTACGCCGAACAGGTGCTGGCCACGCCCGAGCAGCTGATCCGCGTCCCGCCCGGTGTGGGGTTGCGGGAGGCGGTGGCGTTGCTGCACGACGGATCCACCGCGCTGGCGGTGTTCGAGCGGGCCGCGGTGCGGCGAGGTGAGCGGGTGCTGGTGCAGCCGGCCGCGGGCGGGCTCGGCACCTTGCTGGTGCAGCTCGCGCACGTGGCGGGGGCGCACGTGACCGGCGCGGCGCGGGGCGCGGAGAAGCTGGAGATGGTGCGCGCGCTGGGCGCGGACGCGGTGGCCGACTACAGCGAGCCCGGCTGGACCGACCAGGTGGGACCGGTGGACGTGGCGTTCGACGGAGTCGGCGGCGACCTGGGCCGGGCCGCGGCCAAGCTGGTCGTCACGGGCGGGCGGTACTCGAACTACGGGTGGGCCGGCGGCGCGCCGGTCGCGGTGGACGAGGTGCGGCGGGAGGTGACTGCCTACGGCCTGGAGCAGCTGCGGGAGTACGAGCCCGGCCGCCGCGCCCGCATCGAACGGATGCTGCGCCTGGCCGCCCGCGGCACGGTGCACACGGTCATCGGGCAGACCTTCCCGCTGAGTCGCGCCGCGGACGCGCACCGCGCGCTGGAGTCCCGCTGCGGCAAGGGGAAGACGCTGCTGGTGATCTAG
- a CDS encoding DMT family transporter → MRPAWGVATGALAVSASAVLIELSGTAPGTASFYRCLFALAPLAVLARGEHGGALERAERVRAVLAGALFAGDSLLWTQAIGEIGAGLSTVLVNLQVVLVPVIAWVADREPVSRRYFAAVALVLPGVVLAAGVTGGPASLAGTIHASLAALCYSGFLHLLRRGGQDGRTRRAYLVVTASAAVVSLAAGFLCYGLDLTPGWAAVGWLVVVAVCGQVVGWLLVATNTPRLPSAVGAVLLLLTPVGAVVLGAVVLGERLSPPQLLGCALVLAGAVLATRSPAASSPCRSGTPARGARPRRDSAGRSAR, encoded by the coding sequence ATGCGACCTGCCTGGGGTGTCGCGACGGGGGCGCTTGCCGTCTCCGCGTCGGCCGTGCTCATCGAGCTGTCCGGGACGGCGCCGGGCACCGCCTCGTTCTACCGGTGCCTGTTCGCGCTCGCTCCGCTGGCGGTGCTCGCCCGCGGCGAACACGGTGGCGCGCTCGAGCGAGCCGAACGGGTGCGCGCGGTCCTGGCGGGCGCGTTGTTCGCCGGGGACAGTCTGCTGTGGACACAGGCGATCGGCGAGATCGGGGCCGGCCTGTCCACGGTGCTGGTCAACCTGCAGGTGGTGCTCGTGCCGGTGATCGCGTGGGTGGCCGACCGGGAGCCGGTGTCCCGCCGCTACTTCGCGGCGGTCGCGCTGGTGCTGCCGGGGGTGGTGCTCGCCGCGGGCGTGACCGGCGGGCCGGCGTCGCTGGCCGGGACGATCCACGCGTCGCTGGCCGCTCTGTGCTACTCGGGCTTCCTGCACCTGCTGCGCCGCGGCGGGCAGGACGGGCGGACCCGGCGGGCATACCTGGTCGTCACCGCTTCCGCCGCGGTCGTGTCGCTGGCTGCCGGGTTCCTCTGCTACGGGCTGGACCTGACGCCGGGGTGGGCCGCGGTCGGCTGGCTGGTGGTCGTCGCGGTGTGCGGGCAGGTCGTCGGCTGGCTCCTGGTCGCGACGAACACGCCGCGGCTGCCGAGTGCGGTCGGGGCGGTGCTGCTCCTGCTCACGCCGGTGGGCGCGGTCGTGCTGGGCGCGGTGGTGCTGGGGGAACGGCTGTCGCCACCGCAGCTGCTCGGCTGCGCCCTGGTGCTGGCCGGCGCGGTACTGGCGACTAGATCACCAGCAGCGTCTTCCCCTTGCCGCAGCGGGACTCCAGCGCGCGGTGCGCGTCCGCGGCGCGACTCAGCGGGAAGGTCTGCCCGATGA